A DNA window from Coffea arabica cultivar ET-39 chromosome 6c, Coffea Arabica ET-39 HiFi, whole genome shotgun sequence contains the following coding sequences:
- the LOC113693726 gene encoding vacuolar protein sorting-associated protein 32 homolog 2, with the protein MFTRIFGKPKQETNAVTTLDKLNETLEMLEKKEKVLQKKASAEVEKAKEFTRAKNKRAAIQCLKRKRLYEQQIEQLGNFQLRIHDQMIMLEGAKATTETVDALRTGASAMKAMQKATNIDDVDKTMDEINEQTENMKQIQEALATPIGAAADFDEDELEAELEELEGAELEEQLLQPAINTPAAPVHAPTPAGRQPARPAPQKQSAEEDELAALQAEMAL; encoded by the exons ATGTTTACTAGAATATTCGGCAAGCCAAAGCAGGAGACTAATGCTGTCACAactttggataaattaaatgag ACTTTAGAGATGCTAGAAAAGAAGGAGAAAGTTCTTCAGAAGAAGGCATCTGCAGAGGTTGAAAAGGCTAAGGAATTCACCAGAGCAAAAAACAAGAGGG CGGCCATCCAATGTTTAAAGAGGAAAAGGCTCTATGAACAGCAAATTGAGCAGCTTGGTAATTTCCAGTTGCGCATCCATGATcag ATGATCATGCTAGAAGGTGCAAAAGCTACAACAGAAACTGTTGATGCCTTGAGAACTGGTGCATCAGCAATGAAAGCAATGCAGAAAGCAAC AAATATTGATGATGTGGATAAGACAATGGATGAAATAAATGAGCAGACAGAGAATATGAAACAGATACAGGAAGCTTTGGCTACTCCTATTGGTGCAGCAGCTGATTTTGATGAG GATGAATTGGAGGCAGAACTTGAAGAATTGGAAGGCGCTGAGTTGGAAGAGCAGCTTCTTCAGCCTGCAATTAATACCCCCGCTGCACCTGTGCATGCTCCTACACCAGCTGGCAGGCAACCAGCTCGCCCTGCTCCTCAGAAGCAATCAGCGGAGGAAGATGAACTGGCTGCATTGCAAGCAGAAATGGCTCTTTGA